The Oncorhynchus mykiss isolate Arlee chromosome 8, USDA_OmykA_1.1, whole genome shotgun sequence genome includes the window AATAGATACATAAGTCAACCTTATTGATTAAATGCTCTGTTAGTCAGAAGCCAGCACCCGATGCTAAAATATGCTTCTTGACACTGTTACATAAAGCGCTGTCTCCATAGAAGGGACGGGAAGCTTTCCATGTAAAATATCTAGAGGTCAGCTTTTGTCAAGCATAGTGGAAGTGAGTCTTGAGTAGGGAATAGTGCCAGGAACCCTCAAGAGTGAGATGGCAGCACAAAGTGCATGGGCAGGTGGAGAAGCCAGGGGGATCCTTCAGCAGCCAGCAGAGTTGAGCGCTAGCTCATCCTGGGCTGTTTTCAAATAAGAAGCAAACAGAGCAGGACCTACCTGCCTTtttccaataagaaatgctcattTACCTTTTGTTGCAACCCATTAAGCTACAGTGTGCACCAATGAATACACCCCCATAACGTCACACCTCGTTACATGTGCAGGCAAATTAAACTGCGTAGTTTCACTCCCCTCCATTCAATCCACTCCACGACTATATTGAATTAATATATTGATTGAAAAACAACTTTATGGTCATAATTGTTTTTGATCGTCATATTTTTTGGCAAACAGATTTTAAATGTAAAAGGGAATAATGATGGTTCAAAAGGCAAAGGTGTGTATACTGCATACCTGACTCTGAAGCTCACTTTGCTGTCTCAGTCGAAGGTTCTCAGGAGTATCTGCAACAATGGTGAATGACTGCTTTGGATAGTGCCTGCAAGGATGTTATAAATATGTTATATGTTTACCATATCTTTAAATCTTATCCGAGTTGCCACAACTGAATTTACTTCAAAATGAAAGTGATTCGATTGTATTTTATTCTATAAGGACAGTGGGAATGAGTGAATCCGTGCACTGTTTTCGGCTCCCACACAAGTGATTTTTAGCCTAACAAAAGCGACAGAGGAAGACCATGTTGGTTGAAACATTGTTTGCCATTTATCATTAAAAAGCTCTAAAGTTTCACTTGTGGGAGCAACAAAccgtttgcagacaacactagttccttaatctgggtctgggaaaccgaCTTTAGGGTAAACCAATTACACCTGTAATATTTACCAACAACATTATTCAAATGACCTGAATAGAACACACCTATTCAAACTTCAATACAGCACAAAAGTACGTAGAGGGTTTCTCACAGACAGCAGTTGGTGAAAATTCAGTAGGGAAATACCATTTGGAGGCTAAGGGAACAACACGACTCACGAATTACAGTAGGGCTTCTTTTCATAGCCTTTGTAGTTCTTCATGTTGAGAGTCATCCTGCAGACCTCACAGTGGAAACATCCTTTGTGCCAATACTGCATAAGAGTGTCAATACAAAGGCAAAACCATCAGATATCTCCAAAAAATAAGACACCCATTAGTACGTTCATCAGAGGTAGTCCTAAATGACAATCAACAACACAAACAGTTCAGTAGGTCTCACCTTATCCAGGCAGTTGACTTTCTCTGTGGCATAAACAATTTTCCCACAGCGCGCACAATGAGGATTCATATTCACCAAATTAGACTCCAAAACTCAAAAAATAAATGAGTAGTAACACAGTAAACACAGGCTATGTAGCAGTGTGGGTGTTGACTCTTGGAGGATTATCAAAGCACTGCCTCggtagggagggaggtggacATAATAACATTTCCCCCCTGCCTAGACTACCTCTGAATCACACTTGAAACCTGCCCAATTTCATGATGTACAATGATTCAGGTCAGACTACATgcctatacatttttttttaaagataaataGTATACTGTAAAAATGTAAATACCCCAATAAAAATGGCCTATTCTGTACTTTCATTAGGTACTTACTCACTCAACCCCATATTCATATTTGCCTTCGAAAAATGTCTACTTTTCATATCTTACTTTTCGTTCAAACATAGTACATTGATGCATTACACTAAAATGGGTCTCAAAGACGTGTCAtccatgtaaataaataaaacagtttATTTCCTCATCTCAAAGAAGTTATATTCAGTACATGTGTGATTTCAAATGACAGCGCAAAGCAGAAGTCAAAACATATTGAAGTACAAAAAAAGGTATAGACGTTTTTTGTTGGTGCTTTGAATCCTCACATAGCAGTTCAGAGGCTGGATGGCATGCTTTGGGTGGAgctaaggcacatgacagacatGAGAGGATGGCCcttccccctgctcctctccctgtcctgttCACAGATCTGAAGGAACTGGACAGGTAAAAGCAATATGTCCCAACAATATGCAATGTGGATTTTTTCACTATATTGCCTTCATCTATCCAGGCTTTTCAGATCACATTGAAGTGGATAGTAGCTAGGAAAAGGGACTAGGAGCCAGAAAGTGATTTCAAGATGGCCGTCCTTGGCGGAGTCAGCTCTTGGCCTGCTTCCTTTTCAGCACCAGCTCAGCCAAAAGTTTGTAACGTATCATACACTCCTCCTGAAAAATAAGTAGGGGAAAAGGTTATAGGTTCGTCACCATCCAAAATTATATCATGTTTACCATCTCAACTAATCATGACAATTTAAGTTTGGTTCTTTCCATGTTAATTCTACCTACCGCTAACAAATTATCTCATCAAAATTCGTCTTGAAATTAGACATAACACCACAGACAATATAGATTATATAGATAAACTGTACACACGACAAAAACTGGGGTCGACCAAATGTTTTGACACACCCTGCAATATTGCATTGTGGGGGACCAGCTCTCACCTTGCTCTTCCCGGGCACCACCTTGGCAATCCTGTCCCAGCGTTCCGTGGTGCCTCGCGGGTACTGCTGCAGGGCCAGCTCCAGAAGCTTCTGCTGGTTCTGGGTCCAGATGTCGTCAGTCGCCGCAGCCTTCTCCTTGGAGGGTTGTGGGACCGAGGAGGTGGGCGGACTCTGCTCCTCTTCGCTGTCCTCGATGGCAACTGTGGGGTCGAAGTCCCTCTGTCTGCGCCCCTTGGCTTTCTCCTCgccccccacccctccacccccagtctttctgcctctcctcctgacacctcctgcttGGATGCCCTCTCCTTCATCCCCTCCTCCACTGGGCTCCATCCACTCTGCTGTGGCTGCTGCCAGAGGCTGGGGTTGCGGGTGTTCTCGCTGGGTCATGACACTGTCGGGTACAGCTCCGGCCCCAGCTTTGGATCCCTTTCCTGAGAGTGCTGCGCTGCCCTGAGCCTTGAGCTCCGAGAGCTTCACCAGCCCTGCATCAGAGAGGTAGAAGTTAAAATGCTGCCCCTCTGGAGATAAAGTTGGTTACAGTATTTGGATAGTCCCAtatacacctgctctttccatgacaatccgatcaggtgaaagctataatccttattgatgtcagttgttaaatccacttcaatcagtgtagatgaaggggaggtggtagggtaaagaaggatttttaagcctggagacaattgagacatggattgtgtaacatttaaacagtgaatgggcaagacaaaagatttaagtgcctttgaacagggtatggtagtaggtgccaggcgcaacggattgtgtcaagaattgcaacgctgctgggtttttcatgctcaactgtttcctgtgtgtatcaagaatggtccaccacccaaaggccaTCCAGTCAACATGGCAAAACTGTAgaaagcattagagtcaacatcggccagcatccctgtggaacgctttcgataccttgtagagtccacgccctgatgaattgaggctgttcagagggcaaaaggggggtgcaacttaatattaggaagttgttcttaatgttttatacatgTATAGATGATCATACTaacaacaaactatctgttgataagcaactgcttggaATGATTAGGTTTAGAATTAAGGTTAGGATAAtgcaaagcgtcacgtctggaggaaacctggcaccatctctacggtgaagcatggttgtgacAGCATTGTGCTGTGGGGATGCGTTTCAGCGGCATGGacctggagactagtcaggatcgagggaatgaagagagcaaattacagagagatccttgatgaaaatctgctccagagcactcaggacctcagactagggcagaggttcaacttccaacaggtcaacgaccctaagcacacagtcaagacaacgcaggagtggctttcaCTTTCACTCCAACAGATTCATGTGAGCAAATGGTATTTGGATAGTCCCAtatacacctgctctttccatgacaatcCGATCAGGTGATTCATTTGATACATATTGAGAATGTCCCCGAGTGGCCCAGGCagggcccggacttgaatccgattgaacatctccggagagacctgaaaatgttattcaattcaaaagggggatttgatttgaaaatagctgtgcagcgtcgctccccatccaacctgacagagcttgagaggatctgcagagaagaatgggagaaactccccaaatacaggtatgccaagcttatagcgtcatactcaaggctgtaatcgctgccaaaaggtgcttcaacaaagtactgagtaaaaggtctgaatacttatgtaaatgtgatatttcagtttagaaaaatctaaaaatctgtttttgctttgtcattatggggtatttattgtgtgtagcttgagggaaaaaatactatttaatccattttagaatatggctgtaatgtaacatgtggaaaaagtctaggggtatgaacactttctgaatgcactgtttaTACTGTGAAAAATCAAGTAAAAATAAGCTTATTTACCTGATGTGTTGGTTTGACCGTCTTTAACTTGTTTGACTTTTGCAGTAACCTGCAAAGGATCACAATATTTTGCATATTTCATTGATACTCTATGATGAGCGCAAGCTAGTAGTCTCCTAAATTTCCAAACACAAATGTTAATTTTGCCATATATTTGCCTAGGACTGACAAAACATTCACATCCATCTGAGTTCAGAGTTATCCATGCACCACCCATTCCCAATGTAGACTGACATCTGTCACCGATCTTCCTAGTTCGTGTGCGATCTTCTCCCAGCGACCAGGTGTTCCCCCAGGGAACTTGGCCATACTCCTTGTCAGAAGAGTGATGTCCTCTTCTGACCACTCAGGTGCCTGAGGAAACAACAAGACTAGATCATATAAATTCCAAATAAGGCCATTGTGGCTTACGGTGTTTTAGGGCTGAAAAACTCCAGAAACTTTAGCAAATTTCAGATTTTTCAGCAATCCCTGTTGGAGGAAAACCCATTTTTGTTGAACATTCTGCAACAATGAACATCTAAAATCTATTCCATTTGGCATGTTGCCTCATGCAAATTTGCCTTACTTGATCATAAAACTAGAATCTATTTGACATATCAAACTATGGTACCTTCCCAGTTACACCTACAAATGGCAAATAAAACTTGAACTTTATAATCCATTTTGCCTGAATTAAAAGTGCAGAGCTTTAGTAATGTCGTGGAACAAATCCTTTCGCAGCAGGAAAATATTGCGGACCCACCTTTTTCTTCTGAGACTTCTTATCCTCTAGCCAGTCATCCATCTGGTCTTCGATCTCCTCGATGGACGTTCCCTGGTCGTATACTGGTGAGTATGCGCTGTCTGCGACCTTGAGTGAAGGCTCGTAAACGGGGAACTCAAACTTCGGCTTCTTCACTTTGGGTCGTTTCTCTTCTGTGGTATGACAAGTGAGGAATGGGATAAGACGAGCACATCTACAAAACATGGCTAGGGGAAATGCAACTGATGTATATTCTAGTTCCTGAATGATTTCAAGAAAATTATTTCGCTATAGAAATGAAATGTCATTATTTCCTATTTCATTTGATGCAtctaacctttattttaccaggcaggttaataaatgtaaaaaaacaaacattatttTCAATAAAGACCAGGCAAAAGTGAACAATTAAAGTCACAATTCAGCAGAAATGGTCTACTGGACGCAATAAAATACTACAAGTTCTTACTTATTGTTGTAGCTTCCTGTTCTTCCAGTGCCATGGCTTCcgcttcctctttctctctgatttTCATCTCCTTATAATCTTCGTAATACTGTTTGGCATCCTGTAACACAGACAAAATTGATGACAATTGTCACTGGGGATATGGATAAGATCTTATGAAATTGCATCATTTATTTTACATTAATAAAGTTATAGAAACTGTGCAAGGGAATACTTTCACTAGgcattcccatctccctcacaagctttaagaaccagctgtcagagcagctcacagatcactgcacctgttcatagcccatctgtatacagcccatctatctacctcattcccatactgtatttatttattttgcaccacagtatctctacttgcacatccatcttttgcacatctaccatcccagtgtttaattgccattttgtaattacttcgccaccttggcctatttattgccttaactcccttatttgaccttatttgcactcactgtatatagacttttttttctactgtattattgactatgttttgttcattccatgtgtaactgtgttgttgtatgtgtcgaactgctgtgctttatcttggccaggtcgcagttgcaaatgagaacttgttcaactagcttacctggttaaatataggtgaaataaaaaatataaaaaaatccaAAGGTTAAGTAGTTTGGGTGAATGAGTTGGAGGATTACCTGGATGACATGGGGCAGGGACTTGACAGAGAGATACAGCCAGATGCTCAGCTTGAGTGGCAGGATATCCTGCCAATGAGGTTTGTCATGTGACCTGACAGGAAATGGACATATTAGGAACTGTGACCATGTTTATTAttacatacaaacacatgaacaaACGACCAACATTCCAAGGTGTTTTCCATGata containing:
- the dnajc1 gene encoding dnaJ homolog subfamily C member 1, translating into MQQPVVRVVARHVSCITAEFIYIYFAVQYYRQHCQSLIMTPASLGLSFILAVSIFIANPSPSHAWDSDLELFDLVEEIQQNFYEFLSVEQDASSVDIRKAYRRLSLTLHPDKNKDENAETQFRQLVAIYEVLKDEERRERYNDVLVNGLPDWRQPVFYYRRVRKMSNGELGFLLFLILTVCHYAVIWSIYLEKQLDELLSKKKKEKKKKMSSKSAEESRFVGQDKIEKSHDKPHWQDILPLKLSIWLYLSVKSLPHVIQDAKQYYEDYKEMKIREKEEAEAMALEEQEATTIKEKRPKVKKPKFEFPVYEPSLKVADSAYSPVYDQGTSIEEIEDQMDDWLEDKKSQKKKAPEWSEEDITLLTRSMAKFPGGTPGRWEKIAHELGRSVTDVTAKVKQVKDGQTNTSGLVKLSELKAQGSAALSGKGSKAGAGAVPDSVMTQREHPQPQPLAAATAEWMEPSGGGDEGEGIQAGGVRRRGRKTGGGGVGGEEKAKGRRQRDFDPTVAIEDSEEEQSPPTSSVPQPSKEKAAATDDIWTQNQQKLLELALQQYPRGTTERWDRIAKVVPGKSKEECMIRYKLLAELVLKRKQAKS